The Labeo rohita strain BAU-BD-2019 unplaced genomic scaffold, IGBB_LRoh.1.0 scaffold_2062, whole genome shotgun sequence nucleotide sequence agaacatcttggatgacatgggggggaagtagacttctcctttaatgtcagATTGTGTGCTTACAATTACTGTTTCTGTCATTTCAGTGTTTCTGGATATCACAGTAGTGGGTTTTACTGGCGGTTCTGTTGTTTTGCCGTGTTCTTCAGCTGAACATGATCTTAAACCTCAAGACATTCATGTGCTTTGGAGAGACAAAGACAGTGAGACTGTTTATGATCTCATAGAAGGTAAAGCTTTCATAGAGCAGCAGTACCCACGGTACAAGAACAGAGCAGAAACTTTCCCAGATGAGTATGGAAAAGGAAACTTCTCTGTCAAACTCATCAATCTCACTCACACTGACGCAGGAGAGTTCACCTGCTTCATCACACACTCATCTGATTCTAAACATCAGACTGTATGGCTGGTCATTAACGGTGGGTGAAAATTAGTTTATTtaggttttaaataaaata carries:
- the LOC127159297 gene encoding uncharacterized protein LOC127159297, with the protein product MSDCVLTITVSVISVFLDITVVGFTGGSVVLPCSSAEHDLKPQDIHVLWRDKDSETVYDLIEGKAFIEQQYPRYKNRAETFPDEYGKGNFSVKLINLTHTDAGEFTCFITHSSDSKHQTVWLVINESTVETGNQYTEEENQGPVTQSDWWKILIGVCISLSVIIGIIIIIFLKRKKNSTLLRSNSPEPKVLLHNARVTASEQPIFTGTHVNN